The DNA window aacaaaatgattaatggaaacacaaaataaattgcattattatatcatttttattttacaaatcatAATTATTTCCACagcctttaaaaatacatttatctaCAAACAGTACCAAACATTGTTAGTCTCAGTACACAGAACATTCAGATCCGTTGCTTataaacagaaatacagaagaagaaaaatgagaaACTAATGTTTTGTTTCGGTCTTAGAGAAATACAACTGCACATTATTAATGACCTAAATCAACCTACAAATAATTATACAATTTTatggaaattaaaaaacaatgctGTTGTTTCAGCTTTTTCTTACCATAACTATTTAAATCTTCATTTCTTAGTTTAAAATTATCTCATTATAATGCTGATATGAAACCGACGGGGAGGGATTATTCTAAAACTGATATAGTGATTATTTGCCCCTAGTGGGTCATGAAGGTACTGCAGGAGGTCTtctacaataaataaaaaagttcttGAAAGTTTCTCAAAAGTCTGAACAAAGTTTATTaaggttaaaaataaagttCTGGCGAAAGTTTTCAAAGATTACGAACAAGGTTTCTGGATATTTCAATTATAAGTTTGctaaatttaaagtttttttctgaCCAAATTCCCCTAAGATTTCTTGATGGAGGTTTTTGAAAATTCcccaaaaattttgaaaaaaatccaaatttcTGATTAAAGTTTCTGAAGGTTTGAAGTACAAACTGGATCAATCAAACGTATTGTATTGTGTATAAATGTACACAAAATGTACCTCAACGCATGCAAAGGTATCTTCCTTTATGAAACGGCGCGGTCAGTAATGCAACACCAAAACACTACAGATTTACTGTGTCTACAGTTTGCTTCTCTTTCAGGCTCAGTTTCAtgatacaaataaatcaacataaacaaacacaactatAATCTACGCATAAAAAATGTGGCACATCAGAGGCTGCTACTGTCCCACTTACTTAATTTTAAGGGCATTTTGTGTTGCACGGGTCCCCTGATGAAAAGAAGCTGTAAAGACTGACCAGGGGAAACATTGTCACAGCCCCCAGCAGAGAGCCCAGCTGCACTACCGCTCCACACCACACGAGGGCGCTGTGACCCTCGTCTCTCATGATCACTCCAATAATCACCTTCACGTAGGACAGAGTGAGAATAAAGAGGATCCAGGCCAACACCTGAGGAGCAGAAAAGGAGGTGAGGTTGAAatctgctgcatgttttttctgtattttagaTTCAAAAAGCAATAAGACGGCGACAGTGTGACAGTGTACTCACCATGATGACACCACCTGAAGTTTCATTTACTAGCAATGGACATGGACTCAACACAGCCATACCCATTATATAAGCACCTATTCCACTGCCTGTCACTGTGAGAGCTCCCATcagcagtaaagacctgtgaaATGACACGTTACCTATAAATATCTGCTGCTTCAGAAACAGATGCATCACACACAATGTGGCATGATACCATGTGTGTGGTAAAGTCTGTTGAACACTCGTTTAGATATTTTCTAAGATGTAGAGCCAAACATTTACCAAATCCTGATTTTATATAATGAGGTCCTGGCTGAGGTTGGTGGTTGCACAAACAAGAATATTTCAATTAGAAAATAATGGTTACACAGCAGTACACTGACCTTATAGGGAAGAACATGGCGATGAAGCAGGCGAGAGGGTTTGATACTGCGGCCATGGTGGCTGATAGGTGAAACGCCTTGTTCCCGTATGGCAGGCAGGAGTAGGACTGCACCGAGGGAACAACTGTGTTGCTCAGAGCGTTAACCCAGGCCAGGATCGCAAAGATATAAAACACCTGAATCCAGCTGTAGGATCCAGTCCCGAAGCTGCTCTTGCGCTTCAGGTTTGGAGCTCTGTAGGGATCCATCATGGGCTTCTGCTCGGCCCACTTCTTTTTTGTCTGAGATTTGTCTTTCACCCCGGTGGTGTAGCGACTGTTCGGGTGCTCCCTCGCCACAGACGGGTGGTAGTTCAGCAGCAGGAACGCCACCAGGCACACAAGCATCATAGCActaaggaagaagaaaaaccctTCCACTGAGAAGTTTGCCGGCTGATACTCGGCCCTGAGCTCACTACTCGAAGCACTATACGAGGTGTTCAGGGTGTGGTTTAGAGACTGTGTGCCATTTATGCAGTTGACGACCCCGACACCCTGAATCAACGCCACCAGAGCGGGCAGCAGGCCACTCACACCCTCCCCGATGTAGTACGTGGTCAGATATTGGGGCTTTAACTGCATAGTGAAGGGCAGGAAGGTGACGGAGGAAGTGCAGTCGAccgcagagaggaagaaagtcA is part of the Labrus mixtus chromosome 16, fLabMix1.1, whole genome shotgun sequence genome and encodes:
- the si:ch73-196l6.5 gene encoding riboflavin transporter 2, whose protein sequence is MSLLTHLLACLFGMGSWVSINGLWVELPLIVPQIPEGWLLPSYLSVIIQMANVGPLFVTLMHRFRPGALNEIAVIYLIIGLGTVASFLLGFFWKETVVVGGVPRSVALLVLTFFLSAVDCTSSVTFLPFTMQLKPQYLTTYYIGEGVSGLLPALVALIQGVGVVNCINGTQSLNHTLNTSYSASSSELRAEYQPANFSVEGFFFFLSAMMLVCLVAFLLLNYHPSVAREHPNSRYTTGVKDKSQTKKKWAEQKPMMDPYRAPNLKRKSSFGTGSYSWIQVFYIFAILAWVNALSNTVVPSVQSYSCLPYGNKAFHLSATMAAVSNPLACFIAMFFPIRSLLLMGALTVTGSGIGAYIMGMAVLSPCPLLVNETSGGVIMVLAWILFILTLSYVKVIIGVIMRDEGHSALVWCGAVVQLGSLLGAVTMFPLVSLYSFFSSGDPCNTKCP